The Clupea harengus chromosome 5, Ch_v2.0.2, whole genome shotgun sequence genomic sequence CCACACTTTGCACAAAAATAACAGTTACTGGTAGGACTTTTAGGTGTTATAAAGGCCTGCGTGGCAAAGAGTGACAAGATGGCAGGGACGGTGTGTGCTTCGTTGTGGTTTACTAATATTATGCCTTTTTTATAGATTAATTCAAGCAGTCtgtctggtggtggtgggataATGGGATTTACAatttactgtagcctacttcCTTTTAAAATAGATACATTGGCAGGTGAACAGGTTTTCCTTGTCTGAAGGGGGGTCCTATATCAAGGAAGCTGACAAAAAGCTGATCTGATTTGTTGAACTAACACTGGGGTGTACTTTTGTTTTATTCAACAAAACTAATACGAGGTTAAATACAGTTCTTCAATAGATATGAACCAGTTATTTGCAGACTGTCGAAATACAGTgtatgttgtttatttgttcttgtttttttttagtttttttttttttaccagaaaaCGAAACTACATGCTGAAACCCTTAAGCAGAATGCACAAAAATGAAAGTGAAAGCTGTAGGGTGAAAGTATTCTGTAGTATCGTCAACAACAACACTTCTGCCCGACTAGTCTTCCAGTTGTTCTCGAAAGTGTTCCCAAAATAAAAATAGACTCTATTAGCTATTTGCTTAGCTTGTCAATTCAGCCTCGGTTTGTCAAGGAAAAATTGGAAGATGGACATCGATGAAGGATTTTATTCCCGTCAGCTGTAAGTGTCTTCCTGTAAaatgtacaggacattgaacaAGCAACCTTCAAAACGGCAAGACTTTGAATTGAATGATGTTTTTGCCTGTTCTCGTCTACCTCAGGTACGTTCTTGGCCATGATGCGATGCGTCGCATGGGCGAAGCAAACGTTCTTATTGCGGGCATGCGTGGGCTTGGTGTAGAAATTGCCAAGAATGTCATCCTTGCCGGTGTGCGGTCAGTCACAGTTCAAGATGAGAGAGTGGTCGAGTGGTTTGATTTGTCATCTCAAGTAAGTGTGAACTACTCTTAGAGTGAACTCTTAGATTTGATGTTAATAGTGTGCCCCATATACTACACTATTCTAGCAGCGCCACTTTATTGGCTTCTTGAATACTCACTAAATAAGGAGGACGAGAGTCTGGTCGTACAATACACTTACACGCTGAGGGTGGACCTAAAACGCGAACAGAAGTGGGGCTAAACTAAGGCATTAATTGGCACCTAACACAAAGAGCAaagcaaacattcacacactaacATTGAGCATGACACATACACTTTTACCAGACACAAAAGTGAAACATAACTGAACAGTAATGAGTCATTCACTGAGTCCAACACTGAGGCATTCCTGGAGGCCACACAATAGTCCCACACGGAAACTCCCGCCCAACCTTCCCCAGCACACTACAATATCATTGATTTTTGCATTTTGAAGGGGGGTCAAGTCTAAAATGTATTTAGTACTACTAACTCTTTACTAAACTATTTAGTACTacctatctttaaaaaatgGCTATGTTCGGTGGAATTTTCTCCTTGCCCACATTCCTCTTTATTTAGAATATATTCAACAGCGTCAACAAATGTTGAAATCATCTCTATCATTGAGTGTCATTATTCTTATTATATCAATACATTGTATAACATATTAACACCCTTCCCCCCAGTTTTATTTGAAGGAAACCCACCTGGGTCAAAACCGGGCCCTGAGCTGTCTCAGCAGCTTGTCTCGCCTCAATGGGCATGTGTCAGTGGACGGCCACAACGGTCCTCTTGATGAAAGTCTTCTCAGTAAATTCCAGGTCAGCACATGGAACGCAGCCTACCATGTCCAATTTCATGTTTTCTCCTAGTTTGATCCAAAATCTGTCCCAGGGCACAGTCCACAATTATAATCCAATACACATCcaatggcactctgagattcttttgaatgaagagtgcattacaaataaaataaattatttatttattattacttgtGTTCGATGTGTGTTACTAAACATTTGATTCTGCTTTATTGTCATGGGGCTTTAAATAAAGGTGCAGTGCGCTATTCTAGTCCAGTACACTTTTcgtcaaattcagcaaactgCCACTCACagtagctgtccattcagtgtgtgaaCTCAAAAAAATTAGATTttctgttgagctcaaatatcaacaacccttCGCCAGAATTGCGGACTGCATCTTGAATTTGTTAATTGGAATTGACATAATACAGTAGAGGTAAATGTAACATTAACAGTAAAACACACGGGAGGGAATTGGAgataattcatttcaaattgCTTATTGACTgaatttatttttgaaaacatggACCTTACATTTATACTTTGCTTTCTAGGTTGTGGTGCTCACAAACTCTTCACTAGATGAACAGATACGTATTGGAGCATTTTGCCACTCCAAGAATATCAAGTTAATCATAGCTGACACTAAAGGACTCTGTGGGTTGGTATTTTTAAATTGTTTCAGTGATACCACGCAAAGAGTATGTATGTCATCAGTGTGTGGGATTTAGGGCAATGTACAGTGTAAGAGACACTTGTTTGTGATGTTCTAAGACCTGACAACATGTTCTACGTGTAAATTCTGGCTTGAATTTTTGGGATTTATTGCAGACAGTTGTTCTGTGATTTTGGAGAAGAGTTCAGGGTCATAGATTGTGATGGGGAGAGCCCTGTCACAGTTATGATTGACTCCATCACAAAGGTGAGACAAGTGGCCCACACTGTTATTATAACAACGCAATGATCTCTCTTTGTTGCCTTCATTTAAATGGGCACTGAATCCATACGTATGGTGCAAATGAAATACTCTGATAGCCCTGAATGGTAATTATACTAAAGAGACTGTATTGAAACATGAATTAGAAATTACGATGCATTCTATTGATCTAGAATTCTACTGATGAATGAATCTACACTGTGTCTACCATAATGATAATTgtcatataataatattaattattGTAATAACAAGAGGAGATATTTTGCTAAACATACTGAATGTTGTCTCTCAAAGGGGAACCCTGGCAAAGTCAGATGCACAGACGAGCACAACCTTCGAGATGTCACACATGTCACCTTCTCTGGGGTGCAGGGTATGGAGGAACTGAACACCTGTGGGCCTGTTGGTGTTCAGGTGCTGGGTGAGTTAAAGAGTAATTGAAATagcacttaaaaaacacagactAGACAAAGGCAGAAAACATTTTATAAGCCTGATAATGATGATAGATGTTATTGTTatgtgaaaattcactcaagttatctcaggactccggagttgtagatcagtgTATTGATTcagtaacaattgcaatcgggctcactcacagcacaaggatgaaagtgaagcaatttcactaacatcgcacagggtttatatgcttaagatttatctaatgctgacgccatCATTGTTTCTAATGTCAGCAAGAATAGCCACGCTCGACTAAAAGTCCTTTTATGTCATCCCAACTGCGCTTTCTGAAATGCAAGGATATCAGTTTTACACAGGGTTGAACAAGCACacttcgacccttcttatcacctctgagctcacccaaacatatgcagactaagtggtgtCAGCACGTAATAATCTTACAaagttacacactcacaaagaaacacagaaaagccatgttcctgcttacataagcacacgattcatacaaggtaattattaatacatgaCACTTGAATACATTCTTAAATCATGAACAGTGTTTTTCGAAATTAATTATATCAGTTATGATAAAGATAATGATAAGGGTGAGATACATAGAACATATGAACATAGAACATGCAacaatctctctccttctctctctctctctctctctctctctgtctttctctctctctcaattcctaTCTACCTACATCACTGGCAAGAAGGAAAAGGACTTTTGGATAATCAGCTTAATGCTGACTGATTGTAACTTATTTGTTCAGGGTTTcttttgttatcattattaataataataatacaaataataataataataataatgagcaCAGGAGTAAAATAGTGCGCGACAATCCACATGAGGAGGAATTGTATATGTAAACAGATTTCTGTACTTTTTCCCCTACAGCccatacccacccccaccctctcccctgaCAGATCTAacagtacatacaaacattacagacacacaaatactcttAAGCAGACATGAATAAGTAACAATACAGAACCATTTTAAAGTAAAGAATCAAAATAAAATCAACATGCAATAAAGGAAATACATGAAATAGAAataatgaaattaattaaatacaattcaatacaattcaattctatttcatgtgtttatatagcaccaataacagttcaaattgtctcaaggtgctttgcAGAGCCCAGAGCCATAACCCCCTAGGCCCTAGAGCAAGCAGTTAGGTGACAGTGGCAAAGAAAAACTCCCTtgtaacaggaagaaaccttgagcagaaccacAGCTCATAAGGGGGAACCCCGAAAGGCAGCAAAGGGGGGAGCAAGAAGAATTCATACATACGTCAGTCAGGATACAAATATTAGCGTCCATGTGGCGTATATAcaagattgatagtggataatGCAGAGAGTatccagcattcaaagtattggtaataaaaatacaaataataaaggATGGTTGACTGCAGACACTTCTCAGTCAAGGGAGTGTTTGTTACTGAAGGGGGCTGTGGGAATCTCCAGAAGAGTAGGATCCTACAGAGTCGCAAAAGCTACCACATCTGCTTGTCTTCTAATGGATTGCCATTGTTTTTCCAGATGATTACTCCTTCAGCATCTGCGACACCTCAGCTTTCTCAGAGTATGAGAAAGGTGGAGTAGCATCAGAAGTGAAGAAGTCAGAGACCCTAACATTCGTATGTATCTGCGTTCGTGTGTTAGAGTGATATGTCCCCTAACGAGGAATGAAATGGCCATCACTGTTCAATCAACCTGATTGACATCATACTAATGTGATTAATATGATCGGAGCGGCTGCTCCCAGTTTAAGTAACCAGCCAATGTACCTGTTCGACCTTCCTTCAGAAACCCCTGGTTGAGGCTCTGGATGAAGCCCTGACGGACCCTGAGATTATGGTACCGACTGACTACGGAAAGCTGGAGAGCCACCAGACTCTGCACGTTGCCTTCCAGGCTCTTCATGATTTTGTGGGAAGCACAGGGCATTTACCGAAgcccaggtcaaaggtcagagtcATATCATGTCAAAGTGTTTAAAAAACCTGAGGTTTTAAATGCAGAGTGAACAACAGTTTCCATTTATGTACCTTTTCCCATTTGAATAACATGCAAATGAAACGTTAAATAGGATCTGTTGAATTATTGAAATCATTTGATTACATAAGTGTCAACTAGCATTTTAAGGGCACCATATGCCATAGGTTGTGAAACGTGCCCGTTCTTCTATCTCTAGGTGGATGCTGATATGCTGGTGACCATGACAAGGAAACGGAGCGAGGCCTCCCGACTGGAGGAGTTAGATGAGGGCGTGGTGAGGAAGCTGTCTATGTGTGCCCGCGGTGACCTTGCCCCCGTCAATGCTTTCATTGGAGGACTAGCTGCCCAAGAGGTCATGAAGGTGATACCAGAACAACATCAACCAACATGACCATAACCTTTGAGACagttatttaaaaacaacaatgtttttttttgtacttatACTTTACACATTGTTGCTTCAGAGAATGTTGTAATTGTGAAAAATATAGATTTTCATgcacacattccaaaaaaaaaaaaaacttaaaataaGCTTGCCTGAATTTGGTCTTGGATGCTTTACACcagacatgtgtttgtgtcagtgcctGTTGAAACCACATACCACTGTGTGAAAGTACAGAGATAAATCACTGATTAATGTCTTTGCTCTCTGACTCATTGCTTTTCCCCCTCTGCTTCAGGCCTGCAGTGGGAAATTCACTCCCTTGCATCAGTGGCTGTATTTCGATGCACTGGAGTGTCTccctgagggagaggaggatgaggaagaggccCTAACGGAAGACGCATGTGCCCCGGTGAGTTCACACATTTACGGATTGTGTGCCCCTTTTCCACGCTCCTCCGTCTAGATAAACAGCCCGAATGCTCCCATTCCAGACAGTCCCTGACCCCCTGCCAAACACAACATTTAGTCAAGCCAAGGCTCCATTCCTGCAGATCTGGCGTCCGTGTGTTTTGTTTGGAAGATGTAGACGCTAGTGACCTGTGAAGATCTGGTCGACACTAATGACCTGGGAATACCCAGCTCTAGTGTCACAGTCATAGATGATATGTGGAaatcacagctggagaaaaGCTTTTGATTGTTTGCCGTAAAACTCTGTTATTTTGGGAGAGATTAGAGTCTGTAGCTTCTGGTGAAGATTAATGAGGAAAATGTTGTCCTGTTTGTTTCCTGTCTCTCAGAAAGGTTGTCGTTATGATGGACAGATTGCTGTGTTTGGGTCAGCCTTTCAGGAGAAGCTGGCCAGACAGAGGTATTTTTTGGTGAGTGTTGTTCCAATAATACCCCAGTAGAGGGCGCTCTATGACCAGTCTGCTCGGCTGTCCACTGCTGAAGATGGCTAACCTCTGGGAACAGGAAATGCTTGAGGTTTAAATGCTATTTCCCCTGTAGggatagtgcagtagtgtgtgtgtgtgtgtgtgtgtgtgtgtgtgtgtgtgtgtgtgttagtgtagggTTAGTGATGTTGTTACATGCTAATAAGGCACATCTgtggttattttatttataggATAGGCCAGTGATGAAGATGATTCTTAATCATAAACATTTAAGTTACTCATGAAGCACAATAGATTTTCCAGAATTTCACATATCACACAAATggtataaagagagagactcaaAATAACACGTTGATAATCATCAAAATAACAGAATTTTAACATTTTTACTATGATAGGTTGGCGCTGGTGCCATTGGCTGTGAGCTGTTAAAGAACTTCTCCTTGATTGGCTTGGGAGCTGGAGAGGGTGGGCACATCACTGTGACTGACATGGACTCCATTGAGCGATCAAACCTGAATCGACAATTTTTGTTTAGCTCACAGGACATTGGGGTAAGACATCCATCCCAtcatgattgtgtgtatgagtgatgtgtgtgtgatgtgtgtgtgtgagatgtgtgttagTTGTGTTACTAAACATTTGATTCTGCTTCATTGTTGCataaaggtacagtccatgaTTCTAGTCCAGTAGATGtcagatggattcatacacgtattaggatgaggaggggaagagggcaTTGTTAAGGCGTGGATTTTGATTAACATGACATCAGAGCACTGTGTCTAGGACCCAAGCAATGCCTTAAGAGACCTAATATTATTTACCATAAAACCAAAGACACTAAGCTGagatcacaaacacatttgagcTGATTCTCTGCATTTGTGAAACAtcaaatgtttgtgtgaatgaaatATGTTGCCACCTCAAAGAGAGTGTGTACAAACACTCAGGTGAGCTGATATTGTGGTGAAGAAGCTGAGTTCAGCTCCCCGATTAAATATTCATTAAATATGGAACTTTGCCTGAAGTAACGGTGGAATAAAActatggtaaacacacacaggctgaaacaaaacaatcaaataacTTATAACATACAGGACATAACATTTCAGAAGGTAGCGGTAAGACATGGATCAAATACATTTAGCTTGGTATGGAATGCAGAGGTGAGTGATGAATTAGACACACGTGATCCATCCCCGACACACTTGAGTGGGAATCTAAACTGAGCATCAGGTAAAAGACCCCTCACCGCCCTTTAGGTGTTAAGAGTACACATTACACCTCCTGCCCCTGGGCTCCGAATGCCTGACCTGGGTAAGTGGGCCCGGTCACAGGTCACTGGCCGTGGACAGAcctggggtcaggggtcagctgCCCCCTGCTGTCTCCTGTTACAGGTCGCCACTGTCGCACTGAGCTCTGTGTGGGCTGCTGACCTTGTGACTGGCCACCAGCCTTCTACGGCTgccaaggtgagtgtgtgtgtgtgtgtgagagtgtgtgtgtgagagtgtgtgtgtgtgtgtgtgtgtgagtgtgtgtgtttatgtgagtgtgtgtgtatgtgagtgtgtgtgtgtgtgtgtgtatgtgtgtgtgtgtgtgtgtatatgtgagtgtgtgtgtgtgtgtatgtgtgtgtgtatatgtgagtgtgtgtgtgtgtgtgtgtgtgtgtatgccgtCAGCAGGCGGGGATGGACGCAGTGACTGTGGCTGCCTACTGATGACCACCCTTCCTGGTCTCATTACGCACTAATGACATAATGGTTTAATGTGTTGAAGTATTCAGAGGAGGCTTGGCAACGCCAGCCTGCTCGTGTTCTCTGCAGCCGTCCTGACAACAAGCACATTCAGGCTATTAGAAGGGCACTTAACTGCTGTTGCATAACACTTAGGCAACACCACCCGAAGAAGGATATGTTCTGGTAATAATGTCCTCTGGTAAACACGGTAATCTTCTGCTGGGTTCTGAAACcgtgtgtggagacagagatCAGATTAGAAACCGAAACGGTATTTACTCTTCCTCTCATGAAATAACAGTAAACGTCTGTTTCCCCTTTTCCGCAAAGCCAAattcctgtttttctttctttcttcttcccctcttccttccttcttcttacttttttccctttcctggtctctttcctctcttcctgctctcgtgtTGTCAGAGGCAAAAGGCTGAGGTGGCGGCGCGGGCGGCACGGGAGATGAACCCGACGCTGAACATCACGGCTCACCAGAACCGGCTGGGCCCAGAGAGCGAGGGGGTGTACGGGTTGAGCTTCTTCCGGCGGCTGGATGGAGTAGCCGCAGCGCTGGATAATGTTGATGCAAGTGAGTGAACACCATGTATCTATATAGCCTACCACCAGCGGCTCATATATACGCTGCCAATGTCGTCACTCTCTCCTGGTCACACCCAGGAACACACCTCTAAAGATAAAGATGCTTATTCTCTCATTTCCGAGCTGTTGTTTCAGCTCAAGCTTGagtcattcagtcacacacaaacaccaactgaCTCGTGAATGACTTGTGTTTCATTGAGTCAGTGTGCACTGGCATCTGCTGGGTTTCGTCTCTGACACTCTGATCACACGTGACTGTAACAGTGTTGGGTGGAATAACCTACGGTTGAACCTATGAACCTATGGTCGTGTTCTGTGTTCAGGAGTCTACCTGGACCAGCTCTGTGTGCTGCACCAGAAGCCCATGCTAGAAGGAGGCACCCTGGGCACcaaaggctcaacagtggtggtGGTTCCCCACCTCACTCAGTCCTATGGCCCTGCGACAGCCACGGGCACTGCCATCCCTCTCTGCACCCTTAAGAACTTCCCACACCGCATAGAGCATACCCTACAGGTAGGTGGCACCATCATGATGTTAGTCTTGTTGATGTGCGACTCTGATATTGTAGTGTCTTCATGGTGTGGTACCGTAGACTTCTTCTGTGTAGAGACATGGGTCTGGTAGGTATCACGAGAAGGCGTGTTGAGGTCTTGAGGTTTGTTGAGGTTTTTTGATGGCTGTCTTGCAGTGGGCCAGAGACCAGTTTGAAGGCATTTTCAAGCACTCCGCAGAGAGCCTGAACCAGTACCTGAGGTGAGGTCTGCAAACAGCACAGCGTGCACATGCCTTCTTCATGCATGCATCAAATGTGGAATTTGTTTTAAGTGGGAAAACTTATAGctgtgtaagcacacacacatactcacaccacacacatagtgtttattttcaacttttctctctcacacacacttacatttacacacacatgcacacacacacacacacacacacacacacacacacgcacacacacacacacacacacacacacacacacacacacacacacacacacacacacacacacacacacacacacacacacagatatataccaCCACATCCTGTAGCGCCAAGAGCAGTTTGTTATAACAAGTTCCTCATGTCCAGTCTGAAGGAATGTGTTACTAGCCAGGCCGCCAACTTCGCCTCCACTTCCTGCCCCAGGCCCCCTCTCAGCACACAGGGGTCTGCTGGGGAGTCTGCTCCAGCTCCCCGTCTCTGTGCGAGAGACACGTCGGGTGCGTGTTTATGGAGGAGCCCTCAGCCTCCGCCACGCTCTGCCAGGAagtcagggagtgtgtgtgtagcagacagATACCAGTCGCGTTGCCCGTGTCTTGTCACCGCCACAGCTCAAGTACTTCCTGTCCAGCAGCTGCTGGGCGACCTCTGCACCTTATCaaagagccaaacacacacacacacacacacacacacacactgacacacacacacttccctcctcATCCCTCAGGGTTCATCAGCTCATCACCGCAGAAGCCCTAACGGTTTTCTGTCTGGAGGTTGGCAGGAAGAAAAAGCTTCTGCCTGACGGGCATGAGCTGAATATTGCACAGGTAGCCTTCAGTGTCTCTCTTAGAGACTGGCCATTACGCTAACAAGTAACAGTAACAAGTTTTgctctaaaactagcgagctaactaacTACCTTAAGGGCATGCAAAACCAAAACACCACCACTAGGCAATGTCGTGCTGTTTaagcttttcttttcattttccaggGTTTTACAGGCTGCAACACAGAACTATATAGTGCATACCCTGTGTTTATctttccttcacatgaccatttaCCATTACAATGAAGATGATACTAAAACTACCTtgaaaagtggcaaattgttgcataatgttgctttaagcaGTGGTCTATATGCACGGGTGGAGAATGTTGTCTCTATTTATCTCCATTTGGTTGTTTGGTAGTTCCCTTAACATAGTACACTTTGTTGCTGTGTTTAGTGTCCAGTgattaagaaagaaagaatcttATTTCTGTCCAGAGGCGGACAGCTTTACCATTGGTAATATCTGAGATATTAAAGACCAGAGCAGTCTGTTGTAGACTAGCATTAGTGTTTTATCAGTGCTGGGGTGTCTGGACAGTTTCATCAATGTGAAGGTCATCTACCAAGCCGGAAAATTATTTTTAAAGCCAAAGTTATTTTTGGCTCTTACttgctctcactccctctctggcaCCGATGTTGTAATGATGTCATCTTTACTCCGCAGTGATGACAGCTTCCTGTCACGCTTGGAGAAGGGTAACGAGGTAGAAGCCCTGGAGGTACTTGAGGCCGTCAGTGCCAGCGTGGGTGACCTCCGACCCCGGAGCTGGGAGGACTGTGTCCGCTGGGCCCGACTGCGCTGGGAGACTCTCTACAACCATGACATCAGGCAGCTGCTCCACTGTTTCCCTCCCGACGCggtaaaacaaaacagtgaaaCACCTCTGATTCAACTCACTGATGAACATGTTCAAAATGATTGTGTGTCTCTAAGGAGGTCCCATTTCACAAAAAATGGCAGCATGAAAGAATGCACCATATGTAGGTGAAACAAA encodes the following:
- the uba7 gene encoding ubiquitin-like modifier-activating enzyme 1; protein product: MDIDEGFYSRQLYVLGHDAMRRMGEANVLIAGMRGLGVEIAKNVILAGVRSVTVQDERVVEWFDLSSQFYLKETHLGQNRALSCLSSLSRLNGHVSVDGHNGPLDESLLSKFQVVVLTNSSLDEQIRIGAFCHSKNIKLIIADTKGLCGQLFCDFGEEFRVIDCDGESPVTVMIDSITKGNPGKVRCTDEHNLRDVTHVTFSGVQGMEELNTCGPVGVQVLDDYSFSICDTSAFSEYEKGGVASEVKKSETLTFKPLVEALDEALTDPEIMVPTDYGKLESHQTLHVAFQALHDFVGSTGHLPKPRSKVDADMLVTMTRKRSEASRLEELDEGVVRKLSMCARGDLAPVNAFIGGLAAQEVMKACSGKFTPLHQWLYFDALECLPEGEEDEEEALTEDACAPKGCRYDGQIAVFGSAFQEKLARQRYFLVGAGAIGCELLKNFSLIGLGAGEGGHITVTDMDSIERSNLNRQFLFSSQDIGRQKAEVAARAAREMNPTLNITAHQNRLGPESEGVYGLSFFRRLDGVAAALDNVDARVYLDQLCVLHQKPMLEGGTLGTKGSTVVVVPHLTQSYGPATATGTAIPLCTLKNFPHRIEHTLQWARDQFEGIFKHSAESLNQYLSDDSFLSRLEKGNEVEALEVLEAVSASVGDLRPRSWEDCVRWARLRWETLYNHDIRQLLHCFPPDAVTSSGVPFWMGAKRCPHPLTFDPECTTHMDFMVAAANLYGQTYGIKGACDRASVRALLAGLRVPVFAPKSSVKIHVSDEEMEEDKGKDVDTARLEALKAELASTTRPDCQAMRMHPLEFEKDDDGNFHMDYIVAASNLRAENYDIPTADRLKSKLIAGRIIPAIATTTAAVAGLMCLELYKLVQGHRQLHSFRSSFINMAVPMCVMSMPSKPHAFTVAGKEYSLWDSFLVEGRPDGQQEMTLGGLLDHIKRTHDLEVTGLFYGPAVLYIAGSSYEDRLQQRVPEVVCSVTKEEIPPHVEMLEMVPSFAEDEDCLIVPSIKYVLIPTLQN